Proteins encoded within one genomic window of Ranitomeya variabilis isolate aRanVar5 chromosome 4, aRanVar5.hap1, whole genome shotgun sequence:
- the LOC143768894 gene encoding olfactory receptor 5V1-like → MNVIFKNFEMFDPIISRNNNSMDDFILLGFSEGQIILSFLIGVTYTITITGNFVVFSIIQVDSHLKMPMYFFLSGLSLLDVCYSSVTLPAMLVNAITGNRRISFYKCFTQLYFFVCFGGSECLLLAAMAYDRYVAICNPLRYNAVMNRKFCSGFVAGCCVCGLLNAVFHTFMTCKLTFCGTHHINHFFCDVLPMLEAACSDIQGSQVLLHVVTVFLGMSPFLLVINSYVHIISTIIKIRSSEGRQKVFSTCSSHLIVVTVFYLTSFLNYNGPISGDSFIVVRVSSLLYSIVPPLLNPLIYSLRNKEVKRALKKVLHMPVDMPAQMNK, encoded by the coding sequence ATGAATGTAATTTTCAAAAACTTTGAGATGTTTGACCCAATAATTAGTCGTAATAATAATTCTATGGATGATTTCATTCTTTTAGGATTTTCGGAAGGACAGATAATTTTATCATTTTTAATTGGCGTGACCTACACCATAACTATTACTGGGAATTTTGTTGTGTTTAGCATCATCCAGGTGGACAGCCACCTCAAGATGCCCATGTATTTCTTCTTGAGTGGTTTATCCTTATTAGACGTATGTTACTCTTCAGTCACCCTCCCAGCTATGCTAGTCAATGCTATAACAGGTAACAGGAGGATATCATTCTATAAATGTTTCACACAGCTTTATTTCTTTGTCTGTTTTGGGGGATCTGAATGTCTTCTCCTGGCTGCTATGGCTTATGACCGATATGTAGCCATATGTAACCCTCTTCGTTACAATGCTGTTATGAATAGGAAGTTTTGCTCAGGCTTCGTTGCTGGGTGCTGTGTTTGTGGATTGCTGAATGCTGTGTTTCATACTTTTATGACCTGTAAACTGACCTTCTGTGGAACTCACCATATCAACCACTTCTTCTGTGATGTCCTTCCAATGTTGGAAGCAGCTTGTAGTGACATCCAGGGGAGCCAAGTGTTGTTACATGTGGTCACTGTATTTCTAGGGATGTCTCCTTTTCTTCTTGTGATAAATTCTTACGTACATATAATTTCTACTATCATAAAAATCCGCTCCTCAGAAGGAAGACAGAAAGTCTTCTCCACATGCTCTTCACACCTCATAGTTGTCACTGTTTTCTACTTAACTTCCTTTTTAAACTACAATGGACCTATTTCTGGAGATTCCTTCATCGTTGTCCGCGTGTCCTCTCTTCTGTATAGTATTGTCCCTCCTTTGTTGAATCCTCTCATCTACAGTCTGAGAAATAAAGAAGTGAAGAGAGCCTTGAAAAAAGTACTTCACATGCCAGTAGATATGCCTGCTCAGATGAATAAATAA